In Scomber japonicus isolate fScoJap1 chromosome 21, fScoJap1.pri, whole genome shotgun sequence, one DNA window encodes the following:
- the si:ch73-206p6.1 gene encoding phospholipid scramblase 1: MNMYAVPSPGIPGCPPGLEYLTQVDQLLIKQKVELVEALVGFESNNKYEVRNVMGQNVFYAVEENDCLSRQCCGPMRSFTIHVLDNFGQEVITVTRPLKCMSCFFPCCLQELEVQSPPGNTVGYIIQQWHPFSPKFIIANEHNEPVLKIHGPFCGWSCLPDVDFEILTMDEVSKIGKISKQWTGLLREAFTDSDNFGIQFPMDLDVRMKAVMIGACFLIDFMFFETTN, encoded by the exons ATGAATATGTACGCTGTGCCCAGTCCGGGAATACCAGGCTGTCCACCGGGATTAGAATACCTCACTCAG gtGGATCAACTACTCATCAAACAGAAAGTTGAACTTGTTGAAG CTCTTGTTGGTTTCGAAAGCAACAACAAGTATGAAGTACGTAACGTCATGGGTCAGAATGTGTTCTACGCGGTAGAAGAGAATGACTGTCTGAGTCGGCAGTGTTGCGGTCCCATGCGTTCCTTCACCATCCACGTCCTCGACAATTTTGGACAAGAGGTCATTACCGTCACCAGGCCCCTTAAGTGCATGTCCTGCTTCTTCCCTTGTTGTCTACAAGAG CTGGAAGTGCAGTCTCCCCCAGGTAACACAGTGGGGTACATTATACAACAGTGGCACCCGTTCTCGCCTAAATTCATCATTGCTAACGAACACAATGAGCCTGTACTGAAGATCCATGGGCCCTTCTGTGGATGGAGCTGCCTTCCAGATGTTGACTTTGAG ATTTTGACAATGGATGAAGTCAGTAAGATTGGGAAAATCAGTAAGCAGTGGACAGGACTTCTACGGGAAGCATTCACAGACTCAGACAACTTTGGCATCCAGTTTCCCATGGATCTGGATGTTAGAATGAAGGCTGTTATGATTGGTGCATGTTTTCTCATT GATTTCATGTTCTTTGAGACCACTAACTAG